The Rana temporaria chromosome 13, aRanTem1.1, whole genome shotgun sequence genome has a window encoding:
- the LOC120920282 gene encoding alpha-1-antitrypsin-like protein CM55-MS has product MRVFLFVFLSQALLCAKVFGHHEKQEEHHEKQVDDHTEETSHLQKIVPGNVKFAYSLYTHLANKYPSDNLFFSPMSISLLFSMLSAGAKGQTQTQIHETLGFNASATSEDINKGFQQLLHFVNQPNTDLELNSANALFLEQHTEIIEKFIEDLKNFYESEVIHSDFQKGDEAKNQINSYVEKKTNGKIKDLLDSVSPATLLVLINTIYFKGTWVHSFDETRTREADFHVDENTRIKVPMMTIREKFLVAIVREMGCVVIDIPYKGNTSAILIVPDKGKLQDVEKALQNVSLQTWTKLMRPMEIFVTIPKFCAAATLNLKSELSEMGMKDVFSSDADLSGITKIHVEVSKAIHKAVLRVDEKGSEAAGASAAVITKLSLPFQVIADRPFLITILHKPTNTILFTGRIMKPENC; this is encoded by the exons ATGAGGGTCTTTTTGTTTGTGTTCCTGAGCCAAGCTCTTCTGTGTGCTAAGGTCTTTGGTCACCACGAGAAACAGGAGGAACATCATGAAAAACAGGTTGATGATCACACTGAGGAGACATCGCATCTCCAGAAGATTGTTCCAGGCAATGTAAAGTTTGCGTATTCACTCTATACTCATCTAGCTAACAAATATCCAAGTGATAACTTATTTTTCTCTCCCATGAGTATCTCCCTGCTATTCAGCATGCTCTCCGCTGGTGCCAAGGGTCAGACTCAGACTCAGATTCATGAAACACTTGGCTTCAACGCGTCGGCAACCTCAGAAGACATCAACAAAGgcttccagcagctccttcacttTGTTAATCAGCCCAACACGGATCTGGAGCTCAACAGCGCCAACGCTCTGTTTCTCGAACAGCACACCGAGATTATTGAGAAGTTTATCGAAGATCTCAAGAACTTCTACGAGTCTGAAGTAATTCATTCTGATTTTCAAAAAGGAGATGAAGCAAAAAACCAGATTAACAGTTATGTGGAGAAAAAAACGAATGGGAAGATCAAAGATCTGCTGGACAGTGTTAGCCCGGCGACACTTCTAGTCCTTATCAACACAATCTACTTCAAAG GCACCTGGGTGCACTCTTTTGATGAGACTCGTACCAGGGAAGCGGACTTCCACGTAGATGAGAACACGAGAATTAAGGTGCCGATGATGACCATTAGGGAGAAGTTTCTGGTAGCCATCGTACGGGAGATGGGCTGTGTAGTGATCGATATCCCATATAAAGGAAATACCTCAGCCATCCTCATCGTGCCGGATAAAGGGAAACTTCAGGATGTGGAAAAAGCTCTCCAGAACGTATCACTGCAGACCTGGACCAAACTCATGAGACCAAT GGAAATCTTTGTAACGATCCCTAAATTTTGTGCTGCCGCTACGCTCAACCTGAAGAGTGAATTATCTGAAATGGGGATGAAGGACGTCTTCTCCAGTGACGCGGATCTTTCTGGAATTACAAAGATCCACGTGGAGGTGTCCAAG GCAATTCATAAAGCAGTGCTGAGAGTGGATGAGAAGGGATCGGAGGCCGCAGGGGCATCGGCTGCGGTCATCACGAAATTAAGTCTACCATTTCAAGTCATTGCGGATCGCCCTTTCCTGATAACCATTCTACATAAACCTACTAACACCATTCTCTTCACTGGAAGAATAATGAAGCCTGAGAATTGCTGA